Proteins co-encoded in one Aethina tumida isolate Nest 87 chromosome 7, icAetTumi1.1, whole genome shotgun sequence genomic window:
- the LOC109609433 gene encoding uncharacterized protein LOC109609433 isoform X1 encodes MRDDDRKDDKSPKSEPEQPKTGRTRSRSLSNSNSKKSRSRSSSKSKSRSRSRSRSSEIDGYRLHIADIGDETRRSDLEKVFAPYGELKEIWMTNSAPCFGFAVFKDKKCASAALKATDGMEVAGSRITVTYARPRTRGSGRRFCNSNMRCYQCGYTGHFYRDCPELTGNDKRDRGYDHYERSRRHRDRGRDRDYGRDYDRDYDRRHRSSRRYDDYRSSRRSSRRRRY; translated from the exons ATGCGCGACGACGACCGCAAAGACGACAAATCGCCGAAATCGGAGCCGGAACAGCCGAAAACGGGCCGCACACGGAGCCGCAGCCTCTCTAACTCGAACAGCAAGAAGAGCAGGAGCCGCAGCAGCTCCAAGTCCAAAAGCAGGAGCAGGTCGCGTAGCAGAAGTAGCGAGATCGACGGCTATCGGTTGCACATCGCCGACATAGGGGATGAAACTCGTCGATCCGATTTGGAGAAGGTGTTCGCACCTTACGGGGAACTGAAGGAGATATGGATGACGAACAGCGCCCCGTGTTTTGGGTTCGCCGTGTTCAAAGACAAGAAATGCGCCAGTGCAGCTCTCAAAGCCACGGACGGGAT GGAAGTAGCGGGGTCACGAATAACAGTGACTTATGCAAGACCAAGGACTCGCGGTTCAGGCAGAAGGTTCTGCAATTCAAATATGCGTTGCTACCAATGCGGATACACCGGTCATTTTTACAGGGACTGCCCCGAATTGACCGGCAATGATAAACGAGATAGAGg TTACGATCACTACGAACGGTCGAGAAGACACCGCGATCGCGGTCGGGACCGAGACTACGGCCGAGACTACGATAGGGACTATGACAGGAGACACAGGTCATCCAGAAGGTACGATGACTACAGAAGCTCCCGAAGGAGCAGCAGGAGACGTCGCTATTAA
- the LOC109609433 gene encoding serine/arginine-rich splicing factor 7 isoform X2, translating into MRDDDRKDDKSPKSEPEQPKTGRTRSRSLSNSNSKKSRSRSSSKSKSRSRSRSRSSEIDGYRLHIADIGDETRRSDLEKVFAPYGELKEIWMTNSAPCFGFAVFKDKKCASAALKATDGMEVAGSRITVTYARPRTRGSGRRFCNSNMRCYQCGYTGHFYRDCPELTGNDKRDRGHMVLYLMVWLNYISGYV; encoded by the exons ATGCGCGACGACGACCGCAAAGACGACAAATCGCCGAAATCGGAGCCGGAACAGCCGAAAACGGGCCGCACACGGAGCCGCAGCCTCTCTAACTCGAACAGCAAGAAGAGCAGGAGCCGCAGCAGCTCCAAGTCCAAAAGCAGGAGCAGGTCGCGTAGCAGAAGTAGCGAGATCGACGGCTATCGGTTGCACATCGCCGACATAGGGGATGAAACTCGTCGATCCGATTTGGAGAAGGTGTTCGCACCTTACGGGGAACTGAAGGAGATATGGATGACGAACAGCGCCCCGTGTTTTGGGTTCGCCGTGTTCAAAGACAAGAAATGCGCCAGTGCAGCTCTCAAAGCCACGGACGGGAT GGAAGTAGCGGGGTCACGAATAACAGTGACTTATGCAAGACCAAGGACTCGCGGTTCAGGCAGAAGGTTCTGCAATTCAAATATGCGTTGCTACCAATGCGGATACACCGGTCATTTTTACAGGGACTGCCCCGAATTGACCGGCAATGATAAACGAGATAGAGg GCACATGGTGTTATATTTAATGGTTTGGTTAAACTATATTTCTGGATATGTATGA